A stretch of Paenibacillus sp. URB8-2 DNA encodes these proteins:
- a CDS encoding Lrp/AsnC family transcriptional regulator, protein MEQMDELKRKVLELLKEDARRTPALMATLLGADEEEVKTAIAQMEQEHVIVKYATVVNWDKVDDERVTALIEVQITPERGRGFEGIAERIYLYPQVKSVYLMSGAYDLLVEVEGRNLREVANFVSEKLSPIDAVLSTKTNFTLKKYKQDGIIFEDHEEDNRLMISP, encoded by the coding sequence ATGGAACAAATGGATGAGTTGAAGAGAAAAGTGCTGGAATTGCTGAAAGAAGATGCGAGAAGAACCCCGGCGCTTATGGCAACGCTGCTTGGAGCGGATGAAGAAGAAGTGAAGACGGCGATCGCACAGATGGAGCAGGAGCACGTTATCGTGAAATACGCGACCGTGGTCAATTGGGATAAAGTGGACGACGAGCGTGTCACGGCGCTGATCGAGGTTCAGATTACGCCCGAGCGCGGACGCGGATTTGAAGGCATTGCGGAACGGATTTATCTGTATCCGCAGGTGAAGTCGGTTTATCTGATGTCCGGCGCCTATGATTTGCTGGTGGAAGTGGAAGGCCGGAATTTGCGCGAGGTCGCAAACTTCGTTTCCGAGAAGCTGTCCCCCATCGATGCCGTACTGTCGACCAAAACGAATTTCACGCTTAAAAAATATAAGCAGGACGGGATTATTTTTGAAGATCATGAAGAAGATAACCGTCTGATGATCTCCCCGTAA
- a CDS encoding aminotransferase class I/II-fold pyridoxal phosphate-dependent enzyme: MITNKTQIAGEQNKSMTSYLAPLVQQIQPSGIRRFFDLAAGSKDIISLGVGEPDFKTPWHVREACVYSLERGFTGYTSNAGMPELREGIASYLHTRFDLDYDPANQIIATVGGSEAIDLALRALISPGDEILIPEPCYISYSPITSIGGGVPVGIETFGKDRFKLTAEGLEAKITPRSKILILCYPSNPTGAIMSREDWEPIAKVVEKHDLIVISDEIYAELTYGGNHTSFASLPGMMDRTILVSGFSKAFAMTGWRLGYACGHPDLISAMLKIHQYTVMCAPSMGQVAALEALTNGMEEKDRMVDSYNQRRRLIVKGLREAGLECHEPQGAFYAFPSIAGTGLTSDEFAQRLLREFRVAAVPGSVFGLGGEGYLRCSYATSVSQLNEALERIGAFVALLKKERENKA; encoded by the coding sequence ATGATTACAAATAAAACGCAGATTGCCGGAGAACAGAACAAATCAATGACATCCTATCTGGCCCCGTTGGTTCAGCAAATTCAGCCCTCGGGCATCCGCAGATTTTTTGATCTGGCCGCTGGAAGCAAGGACATCATCTCTCTGGGGGTTGGAGAGCCGGATTTCAAGACGCCGTGGCATGTCAGGGAAGCCTGCGTCTATTCGCTGGAACGGGGATTTACCGGATATACCTCCAACGCGGGGATGCCGGAGCTTCGCGAGGGGATTGCTAGCTATCTTCATACCCGCTTTGACCTTGACTACGATCCTGCGAACCAGATTATCGCAACCGTAGGCGGCAGTGAAGCGATCGACTTGGCGCTTCGGGCGCTGATATCGCCAGGCGATGAGATTCTGATTCCGGAGCCGTGCTATATTTCTTATTCACCGATCACCTCGATCGGCGGCGGGGTTCCTGTCGGCATCGAGACATTCGGCAAGGACCGGTTCAAGCTGACAGCCGAGGGGCTGGAAGCCAAAATTACGCCGCGGTCGAAAATTCTGATCTTGTGCTACCCCAGCAATCCGACGGGAGCGATCATGAGCCGGGAAGACTGGGAGCCCATCGCCAAGGTGGTGGAGAAGCATGACCTGATCGTCATTTCCGACGAAATTTATGCGGAGCTTACCTACGGCGGCAATCATACCAGCTTTGCCTCTCTGCCGGGAATGATGGACCGGACGATTCTCGTCAGCGGCTTTTCCAAAGCGTTTGCGATGACGGGCTGGCGGCTGGGATATGCCTGCGGACATCCCGATCTGATCTCGGCTATGCTCAAAATTCACCAATACACCGTAATGTGCGCGCCTTCCATGGGCCAGGTGGCGGCGCTAGAAGCACTGACGAACGGCATGGAGGAGAAGGACCGGATGGTGGATTCTTATAACCAGCGTCGGCGTCTGATCGTCAAGGGGCTGCGCGAAGCCGGATTGGAATGCCACGAGCCCCAGGGGGCGTTTTACGCATTCCCGAGCATTGCCGGAACCGGACTGACCTCGGATGAATTCGCCCAACGTCTGCTGCGCGAATTCCGGGTGGCGGCCGTTCCGGGCAGCGTGTTCGGGCTTGGCGGCGAAGGCTATTTGCGCTGCTCCTACGCCACTTCGGTAAGCCAATTGAATGAAGCGCTGGAACGGATTGGCGCGTTCGTTGCTCTTTTGAAGAAAGAGAGAGAAAATAAGGCTTAA
- a CDS encoding aspartyl-phosphate phosphatase Spo0E family protein has product MMLLCSDYYLWSFGGNRFPESGKASARDDVTSRSHSLEEEIRILRNRMEQLFLQEKSFTSDNVVEISSKLDLKINEYMKRRSRKK; this is encoded by the coding sequence ATGATGTTGCTTTGTAGCGATTACTACCTGTGGTCCTTTGGCGGGAACCGTTTCCCGGAAAGCGGGAAAGCTTCCGCGAGGGATGATGTGACCTCGCGCAGCCACTCCCTGGAAGAGGAGATCCGCATACTCCGCAATCGAATGGAGCAGTTATTTTTGCAGGAGAAATCATTCACCTCGGATAATGTGGTGGAAATCAGCAGTAAGCTGGATTTGAAGATCAACGAATATATGAAGAGGCGTTCCCGCAAGAAATAA
- a CDS encoding cob(I)yrinic acid a,c-diamide adenosyltransferase, which translates to MAIYTRTGDQGETSVIGGRVSKDDIRVEAYGAIDELNGFVGQARSMMDDEIFADVRQQLLEIQHELFDCGSDLAYVSLDEGKYKVTRNMAERLEQWIDRLQAENPPIERFILPGGSGLASVLHVCRTVCRRAERRTVTLGHSKEINGETVAYLNRLSDYFFALARTANTRLGVTDVEYIRGAKVFRD; encoded by the coding sequence ATGGCGATTTATACGCGAACGGGTGACCAGGGCGAGACTTCGGTCATTGGAGGCCGAGTCTCCAAGGATGATATCCGGGTCGAAGCTTATGGAGCGATCGACGAGCTGAACGGTTTTGTCGGGCAGGCGCGCAGCATGATGGATGACGAAATATTCGCCGATGTTCGGCAGCAGCTGCTGGAAATTCAGCATGAGCTGTTCGACTGCGGCTCCGATCTGGCGTATGTGAGCCTGGACGAAGGAAAATACAAAGTAACCCGCAACATGGCGGAGCGGCTGGAGCAATGGATCGACCGTCTTCAGGCGGAGAATCCACCGATTGAACGGTTTATTTTGCCGGGAGGAAGCGGGCTCGCTTCTGTCTTGCATGTATGCCGGACCGTATGCCGCCGCGCCGAACGCCGGACCGTTACGCTCGGGCACAGCAAGGAGATTAACGGCGAGACAGTGGCTTATCTGAACAGGCTGTCAGATTATTTCTTTGCGCTTGCACGGACGGCCAATACGCGGCTCGGGGTAACGGACGTTGAATATATCCGCGGCGCCAAGGTGTTTCGGGACTGA
- a CDS encoding RluA family pseudouridine synthase, whose amino-acid sequence MTTYYPPIAYTVSAEEDGMLLKTILQKRMDVSRKLLSRLKLTERGITLNGERVYISVHVRAGDLVEIRMETETSEDILPQPIPFPILYEDEHLLVVSKPAGMIVHPTHGHYTDTLANGVVHYWAQKNERYRFRPVHRLDQETSGVLAIAKNPYSHQHISEQMLAGTVDKRYIALVHGVPAPERGDIDGPIDRDPGEPHRRIVTPDGYPSLTRYEVKERYPYASKVELKLLTGRTHQIRVHMTSIGNPLIGDGMYRHPVYEAADSSSASALAAELTRVAALDAAIGRQALHAARLSFTHPIFRRDMTFEAPLPPDMEELEARLRQGQETTQN is encoded by the coding sequence ATGACAACGTACTATCCGCCCATCGCCTACACCGTTTCTGCCGAAGAGGACGGCATGCTGCTCAAGACCATTCTGCAAAAGCGGATGGACGTCTCGCGCAAGCTGCTGTCCCGTCTTAAACTGACCGAGCGGGGAATTACCCTGAACGGGGAGAGAGTTTATATCAGCGTGCATGTCCGCGCCGGTGATCTCGTGGAGATCCGGATGGAGACGGAGACATCGGAGGATATTTTGCCGCAGCCGATCCCTTTCCCTATCCTTTACGAAGACGAGCATCTGCTGGTCGTCAGCAAGCCCGCGGGGATGATTGTGCATCCCACCCACGGCCATTATACCGATACGCTGGCCAATGGAGTTGTGCATTATTGGGCGCAAAAAAACGAGCGCTATCGCTTTCGTCCCGTTCATCGGCTGGATCAGGAGACGTCCGGGGTGCTCGCCATCGCAAAGAATCCGTACAGCCACCAGCACATATCGGAGCAGATGCTGGCCGGTACCGTGGACAAACGCTATATTGCGCTAGTTCACGGGGTGCCTGCGCCGGAGAGGGGAGACATCGACGGCCCGATCGACCGCGATCCTGGCGAGCCTCATCGGCGGATTGTGACGCCGGACGGTTATCCGTCGTTGACCCGCTACGAGGTGAAGGAGCGGTATCCATACGCTTCAAAGGTCGAGCTCAAGCTGCTCACCGGGCGCACACATCAAATCCGGGTGCATATGACCTCCATCGGCAATCCGCTGATCGGAGATGGGATGTATCGGCATCCGGTATACGAAGCGGCCGATTCCAGCTCGGCGTCTGCGCTTGCTGCGGAGCTGACCCGAGTGGCGGCGCTGGACGCTGCAATCGGCCGTCAAGCGCTGCACGCGGCGAGGCTGTCCTTCACGCATCCGATTTTCCGCCGCGACATGACGTTTGAAGCGCCGCTTCCTCCGGACATGGAGGAACTGGAAGCGCGGCTGAGACAGGGACAAGAGACGACGCAGAACTAA
- a CDS encoding arsenate reductase family protein, with product MSQLTVYHYPKCGTCRAAVKWLKEQGHELELRHIVEQTPGVDELAGLAAASGLELKKFFNTSGEVYKRENLKEKLPGLGEREQLELLAGNGMLIKRPIVVSGSKVTVGFKEEEYRKAWGNE from the coding sequence ATGAGTCAATTGACCGTATATCATTATCCGAAGTGCGGCACCTGCCGGGCGGCGGTAAAGTGGCTGAAAGAGCAGGGACATGAGCTGGAGCTTCGCCATATCGTAGAGCAGACGCCGGGAGTCGATGAACTGGCCGGGTTGGCCGCAGCAAGCGGCCTTGAGCTCAAAAAATTTTTCAACACAAGCGGCGAGGTCTACAAGCGGGAAAATCTGAAGGAGAAGCTGCCGGGCCTAGGCGAGCGCGAACAGCTGGAGCTGCTGGCCGGGAACGGAATGCTGATCAAACGCCCCATTGTCGTCTCAGGTAGCAAGGTTACGGTAGGTTTCAAGGAAGAAGAATACCGCAAAGCCTGGGGAAATGAGTAA
- a CDS encoding 5'-3' exonuclease, producing MSGEGRGRVMIVDGMALLFRAYYATAYGGYIRKTSAGLPTNAVYGFLQYFFDAVSTFEPSHVVCCWDLGKSTFRTEKFGSYKSNRAEPPLELIPQFDLVKEVVAELGVPNVGIPGFEADDCIGTLASCFSGESEVYILTGDHDMLQLVNDRVRVVIMKKGRSNYKVYDPATLLEEKGLSPSQVVDLKGFMGDTSDNYPGVRGIGEKTALKLLAEYRTVEGVIENLHLLPKGVRSKIEADLDMLHLSRELAEIRCDVPLVCTLTECLWEVQRESAARKFKELEFGSLMYLIAAAEEELKEDGIVEIELPDWQSRSIGAGSIKNDPFA from the coding sequence ATGAGTGGAGAAGGAAGAGGCCGCGTAATGATCGTGGACGGCATGGCGCTGCTGTTCCGGGCCTATTACGCCACCGCCTACGGAGGCTATATACGCAAGACAAGCGCCGGTTTGCCGACCAATGCCGTGTACGGCTTTTTGCAGTATTTTTTCGACGCCGTGTCAACTTTTGAGCCCTCTCACGTCGTTTGCTGCTGGGATTTGGGCAAGAGTACGTTCCGCACCGAAAAATTTGGCAGCTACAAATCGAACCGTGCAGAGCCTCCGCTGGAGCTGATTCCGCAGTTCGATCTGGTCAAAGAAGTGGTCGCCGAGCTTGGTGTTCCGAACGTGGGCATCCCCGGATTTGAGGCGGACGACTGCATTGGCACACTGGCTTCCTGCTTCAGCGGGGAGTCCGAGGTATACATTTTGACCGGAGATCATGACATGCTTCAGCTGGTTAATGACCGGGTCCGTGTCGTTATTATGAAAAAGGGCCGGTCCAACTACAAGGTGTATGATCCGGCGACCCTGCTGGAAGAAAAAGGACTGTCCCCTTCTCAGGTCGTCGACCTGAAGGGATTCATGGGCGACACGAGCGACAATTACCCCGGCGTCCGGGGAATCGGCGAAAAGACGGCGCTTAAGCTGCTGGCTGAATATCGAACGGTGGAGGGCGTAATCGAAAATCTGCATCTGCTGCCCAAGGGGGTGCGGAGCAAGATCGAAGCGGATCTGGACATGCTTCATCTGTCCCGGGAACTGGCGGAGATCCGCTGCGACGTTCCGCTCGTCTGCACGCTGACCGAGTGTCTGTGGGAAGTGCAGCGGGAATCGGCAGCGCGCAAGTTCAAAGAGCTTGAATTCGGCAGCCTGATGTATCTGATTGCGGCGGCGGAGGAAGAGCTGAAGGAAGACGGAATCGTTGAAATTGAGCTTCCGGACTGGCAGAGCCGCTCAATCGGAGCCGGTTCCATAAAGAACGACCCGTTTGCCTAA
- a CDS encoding ROK family protein produces the protein MRVLGAIEAGGTKFVCGIGHEDGSIIDRVSFPTTHPEETMAQVYRYFEGKKVEAIGIGSFGPIDPVPGSPTYGYVTTTPKPYWGQYNLVGAVREKIDVPIGFDTDVNGAALGEYTWGAARGLDSCLYITVGTGIGAGAVVGGRLIHGLSHPEMGHIYVRRHPDDAFAGTCPYHGDCLEGLAAGPALGQRWQVPGAELGPDHPAWEMEAHYLAHALMSYVLILSPQKIVMGGGVMKQSHLFPLIRAKLQELLKGYVQHASLTADIDSYIVPPQLGDNAGLAGAIGLAGMALAQE, from the coding sequence GTGAGAGTATTGGGCGCGATTGAAGCGGGAGGAACAAAGTTTGTATGCGGTATTGGACATGAGGACGGAAGCATTATCGACCGGGTAAGCTTTCCGACTACCCATCCGGAAGAGACGATGGCGCAGGTGTACCGCTATTTCGAGGGTAAAAAAGTCGAAGCGATCGGCATAGGCTCGTTTGGGCCGATCGATCCGGTTCCGGGCAGCCCGACATACGGCTATGTTACGACGACGCCGAAGCCGTATTGGGGCCAATATAATCTGGTCGGCGCAGTCCGCGAAAAAATTGACGTGCCGATCGGCTTCGATACCGATGTCAACGGCGCAGCGCTAGGTGAATATACATGGGGCGCGGCGCGGGGATTAGACAGCTGCCTCTACATTACGGTAGGAACCGGCATCGGGGCGGGAGCCGTTGTAGGCGGCAGATTGATCCATGGGCTGTCCCATCCGGAAATGGGGCATATTTATGTCCGCCGCCATCCGGATGACGCTTTTGCGGGCACATGCCCTTATCATGGAGATTGCCTGGAAGGCCTGGCCGCAGGTCCCGCGCTTGGACAACGCTGGCAGGTGCCGGGTGCGGAACTGGGCCCGGATCATCCCGCCTGGGAGATGGAGGCCCATTATCTGGCTCATGCTCTGATGAGCTATGTACTGATTCTGTCTCCGCAGAAAATTGTCATGGGCGGCGGCGTCATGAAGCAGAGCCATCTCTTTCCGCTGATCCGCGCCAAGCTCCAGGAACTGCTGAAGGGCTACGTGCAGCATGCTTCGCTGACCGCCGATATCGACAGCTATATCGTGCCGCCTCAGCTCGGGGACAATGCCGGACTGGCCGGTGCGATCGGGTTGGCCGGCATGGCCCTCGCCCAGGAGTAG
- a CDS encoding HRDC domain-containing protein: MQIVFMNRLSKNSGDSAGGFAQLWIGEEEGEWRLGWRDFGENPESVDSLWYEGSSWNEMLGVYRHELAVKMGEGYRPLIDGVFHEEEALTGRNQEQLKLQYYSEQNVNESIYEELCAWRRKKASSERKAPYLLASNRLLRLLSSFLPHSEEELLQIPGVGEAKASQYGPEILAITSAAERSHSFPLSWVGGEVDEDSFTSWLYKQKEIKYKKQLERLRLRRLLLQGIADGCGIEELKERSASSRREILEAVEELEKEGYIVDSLIDRELESMPSVEQEAVWSAYREMGDMLLKPVLHKVYGEDIASAGSLDLHYERLRLIRIRFRRESEGTQGVVTHPQEQV, translated from the coding sequence ATGCAAATCGTATTTATGAACCGGTTGTCCAAAAATTCAGGCGATTCCGCGGGAGGATTCGCCCAGCTGTGGATTGGCGAGGAAGAGGGGGAATGGCGTCTGGGCTGGCGTGATTTCGGCGAAAATCCGGAAAGCGTTGATTCCTTATGGTATGAGGGCAGCTCCTGGAACGAAATGTTGGGCGTATACAGGCATGAGCTGGCGGTCAAAATGGGGGAGGGCTACCGGCCGCTTATTGACGGTGTCTTCCATGAAGAGGAGGCCCTGACGGGACGGAATCAGGAGCAGCTGAAGCTCCAGTATTACAGCGAGCAGAACGTAAATGAGTCCATATATGAAGAATTGTGCGCATGGAGACGGAAGAAAGCTTCTTCTGAGCGCAAAGCGCCGTATTTGCTGGCGAGCAACCGCCTGCTGCGCCTGCTTAGCTCTTTCCTGCCTCATTCGGAGGAAGAACTCCTGCAAATTCCGGGTGTGGGAGAAGCCAAGGCTTCGCAGTACGGTCCGGAGATATTGGCCATTACTTCCGCGGCGGAGCGCAGCCATTCCTTCCCCTTAAGCTGGGTCGGCGGGGAGGTCGATGAGGACTCCTTTACCTCCTGGCTTTACAAGCAGAAGGAGATCAAATACAAGAAGCAGTTGGAGCGTTTGCGCTTGCGGCGGCTGCTTCTTCAGGGCATCGCGGACGGCTGCGGAATAGAGGAGCTTAAAGAGCGAAGCGCCTCTTCGCGCAGGGAGATCCTGGAGGCCGTGGAGGAACTGGAGAAGGAGGGTTATATTGTCGATTCGCTGATCGACCGGGAACTGGAAAGTATGCCTTCCGTGGAGCAGGAGGCGGTTTGGAGCGCTTACAGAGAGATGGGGGATATGCTCTTAAAGCCGGTGCTGCACAAAGTCTACGGTGAAGATATCGCGTCCGCGGGTAGCCTGGATCTGCATTACGAACGACTGCGGCTGATCCGGATCCGCTTTCGCAGGGAGAGCGAGGGAACGCAAGGAGTGGTCACTCACCCGCAGGAGCAAGTGTAA